Proteins co-encoded in one Macrobrachium nipponense isolate FS-2020 chromosome 24, ASM1510439v2, whole genome shotgun sequence genomic window:
- the LOC135205673 gene encoding uncharacterized protein LOC135205673 isoform X1 has translation MEDAVMASIKVPEQKIILCGEYGVGKSSLFRRYATNTFVTATDRKSTLGLDHYEKVYRTGDKEVKLQLWDTGGMERVASITSSYYKFAEGAILVFALDNPDSFNILSQHLLDIVTYAENAKIFLCGNKYDLKNQIQVTDADMENFCEQCHNLISGIYKTSCKTGAGVEEMFADIARQLSDSNRSRKELESMNKDSFKVTPPEGEPEDSCLC, from the exons ATGCTGTAATGGCAAGTATTAAGGTGCCAGAACAGAAGATAATTCTCTGTGGAGAGTATGGAGTTGGGAAGAGCTCACTGTTTCGTAGATATGCCACGAATACTTTTGTGACTGCCACAGATAGGAAGTCTACCCTTGGTCTTGATCATTATGAAAAAGTTTATCGTACAGGCGATAAAGAAGTCAAA CTTCAGTTATGGGATACCGGTGGCATGGAAAGAGTCGCCAGCATAACTTCATCCTACTACAAATTTGCAGAAGGCGCTATTTTGGTTTTTGCCCTTGATAACCCTGACTCCTTCAATATACTCTCCCAGCACCTTTTAGACATTGTAACTTATGCAGAAAATGCCAAAATCTTTCTCTGTGGTAATAAGTATGATCTCAAGAATCAAATTCAAGTCACAGATGCAGATATGGAGAATTTTTG TGAACAGTGCCACAATCTCATTTCTGGTATCTATAAGACTTCGTGCAAAACTGGTGCTGGTGTAGAAGAAATGTTTGCTGATATTGCAAGACAGCTGAGCGACTCAAACCGTTCACGAAAAGAACTAGAAAGCATGAACAAGGATTCCTTTAAAGTCACTCCTCCTGAAGGTGAACCCGAGGACTCTTGTTTATGCTGA
- the LOC135205673 gene encoding uncharacterized protein LOC135205673 isoform X2 — MASIKVPEQKIILCGEYGVGKSSLFRRYATNTFVTATDRKSTLGLDHYEKVYRTGDKEVKLQLWDTGGMERVASITSSYYKFAEGAILVFALDNPDSFNILSQHLLDIVTYAENAKIFLCGNKYDLKNQIQVTDADMENFCEQCHNLISGIYKTSCKTGAGVEEMFADIARQLSDSNRSRKELESMNKDSFKVTPPEGEPEDSCLC; from the exons ATGGCAAGTATTAAGGTGCCAGAACAGAAGATAATTCTCTGTGGAGAGTATGGAGTTGGGAAGAGCTCACTGTTTCGTAGATATGCCACGAATACTTTTGTGACTGCCACAGATAGGAAGTCTACCCTTGGTCTTGATCATTATGAAAAAGTTTATCGTACAGGCGATAAAGAAGTCAAA CTTCAGTTATGGGATACCGGTGGCATGGAAAGAGTCGCCAGCATAACTTCATCCTACTACAAATTTGCAGAAGGCGCTATTTTGGTTTTTGCCCTTGATAACCCTGACTCCTTCAATATACTCTCCCAGCACCTTTTAGACATTGTAACTTATGCAGAAAATGCCAAAATCTTTCTCTGTGGTAATAAGTATGATCTCAAGAATCAAATTCAAGTCACAGATGCAGATATGGAGAATTTTTG TGAACAGTGCCACAATCTCATTTCTGGTATCTATAAGACTTCGTGCAAAACTGGTGCTGGTGTAGAAGAAATGTTTGCTGATATTGCAAGACAGCTGAGCGACTCAAACCGTTCACGAAAAGAACTAGAAAGCATGAACAAGGATTCCTTTAAAGTCACTCCTCCTGAAGGTGAACCCGAGGACTCTTGTTTATGCTGA